From a region of the Archangium lipolyticum genome:
- a CDS encoding multicopper oxidase family protein: MALGLESKRIGEERERRVRAVCHPTQRWLRTLWSYGLLLLTAGVLAGPVASAAPKKPRPWPWPQPTRDISQQLEVKYATNRICRVMEQGICKEWDIVKLRSYNGGLVGPTIEVRPGDTLHVLLENHLPPELQPPPSDPNIPHGFNTTNLHTHGLHVSPVGNSDNVLLAISPHQKFEFEIKIPADHPAGTFWYHPHKHGSVALQVSSGLAGALIVRGDIDEVPEIKAAQEKIFLFQQIPYALINDPYEPGKQANMVESAQVFIPGRWEQSGLRTLINGEFLPTFKMRAGEVQRWRFIHGGTMESLHLRLVRENEPQTVMNQYQIAHDGITTGRLDEVQETEMFPGYRVDVMVRAGLGPETWLLVDEASPPERSLNGVAETRKVLARIVVEGRSVVPMPLPEEKALEKLVPFEPIKNEELTGEQRVAFSFDLSVNPPKFLINGKPFDPNAPPRRLELGAAERWIVSSSPIQGHPFHIHVNPFQVVLGNGKDIWKDTLFVGPEQTFELRTRYERYIGRFVMHCHILDHEDLGMMELQEVVLPGSMGGHHPN, from the coding sequence ATGGCTTTGGGGCTCGAGAGCAAGCGGATTGGCGAAGAGCGAGAGCGGCGCGTTCGCGCCGTGTGTCATCCAACGCAGCGGTGGCTACGGACTCTCTGGAGTTACGGCCTCCTGCTGCTGACCGCCGGAGTGCTGGCGGGCCCGGTGGCCAGTGCCGCTCCCAAGAAACCACGGCCCTGGCCCTGGCCCCAGCCGACCCGGGACATCTCCCAGCAGCTGGAGGTCAAGTATGCCACCAACCGCATCTGCCGGGTCATGGAGCAGGGCATCTGCAAGGAGTGGGATATCGTGAAGTTGCGCTCCTACAACGGCGGGCTCGTCGGACCGACCATCGAGGTGCGGCCCGGGGACACCTTGCACGTCCTCTTGGAGAACCATCTCCCGCCGGAACTGCAGCCCCCCCCTTCCGATCCCAACATCCCGCATGGCTTCAACACCACCAACCTCCACACCCACGGGCTGCACGTGTCTCCCGTGGGCAACTCGGACAACGTGCTGCTGGCCATCAGCCCCCATCAGAAGTTCGAGTTCGAGATCAAGATTCCCGCCGACCACCCCGCGGGTACCTTCTGGTACCACCCCCACAAGCACGGCTCGGTGGCTCTCCAGGTCTCCAGTGGTCTGGCCGGTGCCCTGATCGTCCGCGGCGACATCGACGAGGTTCCCGAAATCAAGGCCGCCCAGGAGAAGATCTTCCTCTTCCAGCAGATCCCCTATGCCCTGATCAATGATCCCTATGAGCCAGGCAAACAGGCCAACATGGTGGAGAGCGCCCAGGTGTTCATCCCGGGGCGCTGGGAGCAGTCCGGCCTGCGCACCCTCATCAACGGTGAATTCCTGCCCACCTTCAAGATGAGGGCGGGCGAGGTGCAGCGTTGGAGGTTCATCCACGGGGGCACCATGGAGTCGCTCCACCTCAGACTCGTGCGCGAGAACGAGCCGCAGACCGTGATGAACCAGTACCAGATCGCGCACGATGGCATCACCACCGGCCGTCTCGACGAGGTCCAGGAGACGGAGATGTTCCCCGGCTACCGGGTGGACGTGATGGTGAGGGCTGGCCTCGGTCCGGAGACGTGGCTGCTGGTGGACGAGGCGAGCCCCCCCGAGCGCTCGCTGAATGGCGTGGCGGAGACGCGCAAGGTCCTGGCTCGCATCGTGGTGGAGGGCAGGAGCGTCGTCCCGATGCCACTGCCCGAAGAGAAGGCGCTGGAGAAGTTGGTGCCCTTCGAGCCCATCAAGAACGAGGAGCTCACCGGTGAGCAGCGGGTGGCGTTCAGTTTCGATCTCAGTGTCAATCCGCCCAAGTTCCTGATCAACGGCAAGCCATTCGATCCGAACGCCCCTCCCCGCCGTCTCGAGCTGGGAGCGGCGGAGAGGTGGATCGTCTCCTCCTCACCCATCCAGGGCCATCCCTTCCACATCCACGTCAATCCCTTCCAGGTGGTGTTGGGCAATGGAAAGGACATCTGGAAGGACACCCTCTTCGTGGGGCCGGAACAGACCTTCGAGTTACGCACCCGCTACGAGCGCTACATCGGCAGATTCGTGATGCACTGCCACATCCTGGACCACGAGGATCTGGGCATGATGGAACTGCAGGAGGTCGTGCTGCCAGGCTCGATGGGTGGCCACCACCCCAACTGA
- a CDS encoding aspartate kinase, translating to MKPTVMRAPLGGWAVQSPRRPLLVKKFGGTSVASIERIRRIARLALESQRVGNDVVVVVSAMAGETDRLLKLAHQLLPIPDSRELDVLASTGEQVSVALTALAIQAEGGQAFSLLGHQLPVLTDSAFTRARIQWVEQSPIRRALGRGQIAVVAGFQGVDPERNITTLGRGGSDTTAVAVAAALEADVCEIYTDVDGVYTADPRICPAGRKLRAVPYEEMLELASLGAKVLQVRSVEIAMKYEVPVHVRSTFSEEEGTRIIAREQMLEARRLTGLACERGQARVELLGVECRPELVAELADLLAELNVSVDMLCHAQCGPESSRSDIAFSLQEGELLRARKDLEQFSDRLGARELRVSGGLAKVSLVGIGLRSDPGIAARLCRGLNQQGIPVSGLVVNELRISCLLRADVADQAVRLLHDLFGLAGDTSVEPLTSSAPA from the coding sequence ATGAAGCCCACGGTGATGCGGGCACCTCTGGGTGGGTGGGCAGTCCAGAGCCCGCGACGCCCCCTGCTCGTCAAGAAGTTCGGCGGTACGTCCGTGGCGAGCATCGAGCGCATCCGGAGGATCGCCCGCCTCGCTCTGGAGAGTCAGCGGGTCGGCAACGACGTGGTGGTGGTGGTCAGTGCCATGGCTGGCGAGACGGATCGCCTGCTGAAGCTGGCCCACCAGCTGCTCCCCATACCGGACTCCCGGGAGCTGGATGTGCTCGCGTCGACGGGGGAGCAGGTGTCGGTGGCGCTGACCGCCCTGGCCATCCAGGCGGAGGGAGGACAAGCCTTCTCCCTGTTGGGGCACCAGCTCCCGGTGCTCACCGACAGCGCTTTCACCCGGGCCCGTATCCAATGGGTGGAGCAGAGCCCCATCCGCCGAGCCCTCGGGCGGGGGCAGATCGCCGTGGTCGCCGGATTCCAGGGAGTGGATCCCGAGAGAAACATCACCACCCTGGGGCGTGGCGGTTCGGACACCACGGCGGTGGCGGTGGCGGCCGCACTGGAGGCGGATGTCTGTGAAATCTACACGGACGTGGACGGTGTCTACACGGCCGATCCCCGTATCTGTCCCGCCGGCCGGAAGCTGCGCGCCGTTCCCTACGAAGAGATGCTCGAGCTGGCTTCCCTGGGGGCCAAGGTCCTCCAGGTCCGCAGTGTGGAGATCGCCATGAAATACGAGGTGCCCGTGCACGTACGCAGCACGTTCTCGGAGGAGGAAGGGACCCGGATCATCGCCCGGGAGCAGATGCTCGAGGCCCGGAGACTGACGGGGCTGGCCTGCGAACGGGGTCAGGCCCGGGTGGAGCTGCTCGGCGTGGAGTGCCGCCCGGAGCTGGTGGCGGAGCTGGCGGACCTGCTGGCCGAGCTGAACGTGAGCGTGGACATGCTCTGCCATGCCCAATGCGGACCGGAGAGCTCCCGGTCGGACATCGCCTTCAGCCTGCAGGAAGGAGAGCTGCTCCGCGCCCGCAAGGACCTGGAGCAGTTCTCGGACAGGCTGGGAGCCCGTGAGCTGCGGGTGTCGGGCGGCCTGGCCAAGGTCTCGCTGGTGGGCATCGGTCTCCGCTCGGATCCGGGAATCGCCGCCCGGCTGTGCCGCGGCCTGAACCAGCAGGGCATCCCCGTGTCCGGCCTGGTGGTGAACGAGCTGAGGATCAGCTGCCTCCTCCGGGCGGACGTGGCGGATCAGGCCGTCCGGCTCCTGCACGACCTCTTCGGGCTCGCCGGCGACACGTCCGTCGAGCCCCTCACCTCCAGCGCGCCCGCCTGA
- a CDS encoding class I fructose-bisphosphate aldolase, giving the protein MNGVAKQIRWSHFLDRRSGRGIIVPIDHGLSIGPVEGLASVEQVSRWIGHSGITGIIAHKGMVERLGSHGLLKGLGVMVHLNGMMSLASMPDRKERLTSVEAALRLGADAVSVQLNFDGTNDAHNLTQLGAVVDEAQRYGMPVLTMLYDKVACDGQERRLSRLRHLMRACVELGTDALKLAAPDDLSLMPTLLDGIREHTAVFFAGGAVRSEEEILMMAQEVVSCGATGLCVGRNIFQRESARATLTRLQEVVLGSHDPVLEPTVSWSLPIRSQVRWSSVAEEVVK; this is encoded by the coding sequence ATGAATGGAGTCGCCAAGCAGATCCGCTGGTCGCACTTCCTGGACCGGCGGAGCGGACGGGGGATCATCGTCCCCATCGACCATGGATTGTCGATAGGGCCGGTGGAGGGGCTGGCCAGCGTGGAGCAGGTGTCCCGTTGGATCGGGCACTCGGGCATCACGGGCATCATCGCCCACAAGGGCATGGTGGAGCGGCTCGGAAGCCACGGCCTGCTGAAGGGGCTCGGCGTCATGGTCCACCTCAATGGCATGATGTCGCTGGCCTCGATGCCGGATCGCAAGGAGCGGTTGACCTCGGTGGAGGCGGCGCTCCGTCTGGGAGCGGATGCGGTCTCCGTGCAGCTCAACTTCGATGGGACGAATGACGCTCACAACCTGACCCAGCTCGGGGCGGTGGTGGACGAGGCCCAGCGCTACGGCATGCCCGTGCTGACCATGCTCTATGACAAGGTCGCTTGCGACGGGCAGGAGCGCCGCCTGAGCAGGCTGCGTCACCTGATGCGAGCCTGCGTGGAGCTGGGCACGGATGCGCTCAAGCTGGCCGCGCCCGATGATCTCTCGCTGATGCCCACGCTGCTGGACGGCATCCGGGAGCACACCGCCGTGTTCTTCGCGGGTGGGGCGGTGCGCTCGGAGGAGGAGATCCTCATGATGGCCCAGGAGGTGGTGAGCTGCGGCGCCACCGGGCTGTGCGTGGGGCGCAACATCTTCCAACGGGAGTCCGCCCGCGCCACCCTCACCCGCCTGCAGGAGGTGGTCCTCGGGAGTCACGACCCCGTGCTGGAACCGACCGTCTCCTGGTCCCTCCCCATTCGCTCCCAGGTCCGGTGGTCATCGGTGGCGGAGGAGGTGGTGAAATGA
- a CDS encoding 3-dehydroquinate synthase II, with product MTAISTSSVGDVINMQKRERIRLERIEGDRNRAEESHALIVWFDTAGLATPNDGEGMLARVVNLAYTGVVLYPDNLAALAPAIPARMLKVYQARSLEDLERLQALPQGGQDFVVASPDVQVLAKAAEQGLKTCYRAYVDDGASLHASIQEGVHHAYLMIRFRDPTNIPLELVIASLQATHTVLIKEINTPTDVDDAIVTLGVMEVGADGVMFSPRSHEALSEFVSRLSRMERTAVKLEVATLVRSVPIGMGYRSCIDTTTLFSPTEGILVGSTSQGGVLCCPEVFFLPYMELRPFRVNAGAVHSYVYNFGNRTDYMSELRAGSPVMIVDRSGATRRGSVGRMKTEVRPLRLIEVEFASGERINVIMQDDWHVRIFSDEAKPLNITELKPGDKVLAHLALPGRHVGIKVDEHIIET from the coding sequence ATGACCGCGATCAGCACCAGCAGTGTGGGTGATGTCATCAACATGCAGAAGCGCGAGCGCATCCGGCTCGAGCGCATCGAGGGAGACCGCAACCGGGCGGAGGAGAGCCACGCCCTCATCGTCTGGTTCGATACGGCCGGGCTGGCTACTCCCAATGACGGCGAGGGCATGCTCGCGCGGGTGGTCAACCTGGCCTACACCGGCGTCGTCCTCTACCCGGACAACCTCGCCGCGCTCGCGCCCGCCATCCCGGCGCGCATGCTCAAGGTCTACCAGGCGCGGAGCCTCGAGGACCTCGAGCGGCTCCAGGCCCTGCCGCAGGGCGGCCAGGACTTCGTGGTGGCCAGCCCGGACGTCCAGGTGCTGGCGAAGGCGGCGGAACAGGGGCTGAAGACGTGCTACCGGGCCTACGTGGATGACGGGGCCAGCCTGCACGCGTCCATCCAGGAAGGCGTCCATCACGCCTACCTGATGATCCGCTTCAGGGATCCCACCAACATCCCGCTGGAGCTGGTGATCGCCTCGCTGCAGGCCACGCACACCGTGCTCATCAAGGAGATCAACACCCCGACGGACGTGGACGACGCCATCGTCACCCTGGGCGTGATGGAGGTGGGCGCGGACGGCGTCATGTTCTCGCCGCGCTCCCACGAGGCGCTGAGCGAGTTCGTCTCGCGGCTCAGCCGGATGGAACGCACGGCGGTGAAGCTGGAGGTGGCCACCCTGGTGCGCAGCGTGCCCATCGGCATGGGCTACCGCAGCTGCATCGACACCACCACGCTCTTCTCCCCGACGGAAGGCATCCTGGTGGGCTCCACCTCCCAGGGCGGAGTGCTGTGCTGCCCCGAGGTCTTCTTCCTGCCGTACATGGAGCTGCGCCCCTTCCGGGTGAACGCCGGGGCCGTGCACAGCTACGTCTACAACTTCGGCAACCGCACGGACTACATGAGCGAGCTGCGCGCGGGCTCGCCGGTGATGATCGTCGACCGCTCCGGGGCCACGCGCCGGGGCAGCGTCGGCCGGATGAAGACGGAGGTCCGCCCCCTGCGCCTCATCGAGGTCGAGTTCGCGAGCGGCGAGCGCATCAACGTCATCATGCAGGACGACTGGCACGTCCGGATCTTCTCGGACGAGGCGAAGCCGCTGAACATCACCGAGCTGAAGCCCGGGGACAAGGTGCTCGCCCACCTGGCCCTGCCCGGCCGGCACGTGGGCATCAAGGTCGACGAACACATCATCGAGACCTGA
- a CDS encoding phenylacetate--CoA ligase family protein gives MATSERLEIINQVLRHARGSAFYKERLPGTPLRSWEEFQRLPFTTKEDLRRQSPHGLVCVPSQELLQYHESSATTGAPVSVWYSGEDLAEIQRRFSEWGVGFMPGDRVLIRFPYALSTIGHFVHAAAQHKRACVIPADSRTTITPLPRVVELLRKLQVTVLATISLSAVMIAEAAEMAGFDPRRDFPHLRAICCAGEPLTHCRRQLLEELWGVPVYDNYGMTETGPQAMDCREQQLHPWQGHFWMEVLDEKLEKQVAPGETGYLVVTSLTRRASPLIRYLTGDRVQRLERPCGCGESSTLRIRGRVEDLLWSGGRPLDLWELEEIVSQLPSRRFWRVSSEPDGRLHFVVEKERDGDSLRPALLSRLEEHHGVRLEVDLVPKGTLYDRKEPVSFGMTGKPIYVCASQPKPEHRS, from the coding sequence ATGGCCACGTCAGAACGCCTGGAGATCATCAATCAAGTGCTGCGGCATGCACGAGGCTCCGCCTTCTACAAGGAGCGCCTGCCGGGAACACCGCTCCGCTCCTGGGAGGAATTCCAGCGGTTGCCCTTCACGACGAAGGAAGACCTGCGTCGGCAGTCACCGCACGGCCTGGTCTGTGTTCCGAGCCAGGAGTTGCTGCAATACCACGAGTCCTCCGCGACGACCGGCGCTCCCGTCTCCGTCTGGTACAGCGGAGAGGACCTGGCGGAGATCCAACGGCGGTTCTCGGAGTGGGGTGTCGGATTCATGCCCGGGGACCGGGTGCTCATCCGCTTCCCCTATGCCCTCTCCACCATCGGACACTTCGTCCATGCCGCCGCCCAGCACAAGCGGGCCTGCGTCATCCCCGCCGACAGCCGGACGACCATCACCCCGCTGCCTCGCGTGGTCGAACTGTTGCGGAAGTTGCAGGTCACCGTCCTGGCCACCATCTCTCTCTCGGCGGTGATGATCGCCGAGGCAGCGGAGATGGCGGGGTTCGACCCCCGCCGCGACTTCCCCCACCTGCGGGCCATCTGTTGCGCGGGGGAGCCCCTGACCCACTGCCGGCGCCAACTGCTGGAAGAGCTCTGGGGTGTCCCCGTGTATGACAATTATGGGATGACCGAGACGGGTCCCCAGGCCATGGATTGCCGGGAGCAGCAGCTCCATCCCTGGCAGGGCCACTTCTGGATGGAGGTCCTGGACGAGAAGCTGGAGAAGCAGGTGGCACCGGGCGAGACGGGATACCTGGTCGTCACGTCCCTCACGCGCAGGGCCTCGCCGCTGATCCGCTACCTGACCGGGGATCGCGTCCAGCGCCTGGAGCGGCCCTGCGGGTGTGGTGAGAGCTCGACCCTGCGGATCCGCGGCCGGGTGGAAGACCTGCTGTGGAGTGGGGGCAGGCCACTCGATCTCTGGGAGCTGGAGGAGATCGTCTCCCAACTGCCCAGCCGGCGCTTCTGGCGCGTGTCCTCCGAGCCAGATGGAAGGCTGCACTTCGTGGTGGAGAAGGAGCGGGACGGGGACTCGCTGCGGCCAGCCCTGCTGTCCCGGTTGGAGGAGCACCATGGTGTCCGATTGGAGGTGGACCTGGTCCCCAAGGGGACCCTCTACGACCGCAAGGAGCCGGTCTCATTCGGAATGACAGGCAAACCCATCTACGTGTGCGCGTCACAGCCCAAGCCAGAACACCGCTCGTGA
- a CDS encoding amidohydrolase family protein, translated as MIIDAHAHVSPTTYGSTDQYLEVLSQSGIDQAVICPGGMLDVRKMSEFVSGQKKPDTVPKNDYVGQWVQSSPRLIGMACVDPSDPQAVEKLEQYLEQGFRGLMVSPLVHKFSFPDDMMGELATLCGEHGVPIVSHNGWRPGANTPDYVQLARKFPRTNFILEHMGALPTDGEATDAAARLDNFFLETSLGSYLHIVETVKRTGASKVIFGSEYPLSHPALEMTKILLLPISADEREWILGGNIRELLHLN; from the coding sequence ATGATCATCGATGCCCACGCACACGTCTCTCCCACCACCTATGGCTCCACGGATCAATACCTGGAGGTGCTGAGCCAGAGTGGTATCGACCAGGCCGTCATCTGCCCGGGCGGCATGCTGGATGTGAGAAAGATGAGCGAGTTCGTGTCTGGCCAGAAGAAGCCAGACACGGTGCCGAAGAACGACTACGTGGGCCAGTGGGTCCAGTCCAGTCCCAGACTGATCGGGATGGCCTGCGTGGACCCGAGCGATCCCCAGGCCGTCGAGAAGCTGGAGCAATACCTGGAGCAGGGGTTCCGGGGCCTGATGGTGTCTCCCCTGGTCCACAAATTCTCGTTCCCGGATGACATGATGGGCGAGCTGGCCACGCTGTGCGGCGAACACGGCGTTCCCATCGTCTCCCACAACGGGTGGAGGCCGGGGGCGAACACCCCCGACTACGTCCAGCTGGCCAGGAAGTTCCCCCGCACGAACTTCATCCTGGAGCACATGGGAGCGCTGCCCACCGACGGGGAGGCCACGGACGCAGCCGCCAGGCTGGACAACTTCTTCCTGGAGACGTCGCTCGGCAGCTACCTGCACATCGTGGAGACAGTGAAGAGGACCGGGGCGAGCAAGGTGATCTTCGGCTCCGAGTACCCCCTCTCCCACCCGGCCCTGGAGATGACGAAGATCCTCCTGCTTCCCATCTCCGCTGATGAACGCGAGTGGATCCTGGGCGGCAACATCCGCGAGCTGCTCCACCTGAATTGA
- a CDS encoding phenylacetate--CoA ligase family protein has translation MRFSFEERLRTLRTPPVISNYFSGEGQADTMLPESLARYQLESLKAIVKRAYEHSPFYREKLTRAGVSPGDIEQLEDLSRLPFLTKDELRGRPWLLLTCDKKDVVLVQVSTGTTGGEEIYMAYTWNDYLLHDLSPRYAKLFPVGPGDVCLNALPYEMSTAGLAFHKTFMDGYQSTVIPAGKGGAYSTPAKTLKMIRDLRPSVVVTSPSWSMILAEEAARGSFDLTSLTLKKMWLTGEGCSPAFRKRVEKIWGTTANYFYGSLECGVLGIECDEHNGYHLAQAHVLMEIVDPRTGASLPPGQIGEIVVTALLRYDSPIIRFRTGDLGCLETAPCACGSTLTRFHMKGRAFDQIHFRGKPLSPFFLEEFLMRMPEVGNWFQFVMPASDSARIKIRCELAEGVQPSAELAATLASRMEASTGLPFDIELVDRLPRPTAKAVRVVRE, from the coding sequence ATGCGCTTCAGCTTCGAAGAGAGATTGCGGACCCTGCGGACCCCTCCTGTCATCTCCAACTACTTCTCCGGGGAGGGGCAGGCGGACACCATGCTCCCCGAGAGCCTGGCCAGGTATCAGCTCGAATCACTCAAGGCCATTGTCAAACGGGCGTACGAGCATTCGCCCTTCTATCGGGAGAAGCTGACCCGGGCCGGGGTCTCTCCCGGCGATATCGAGCAACTGGAGGATCTCTCCCGGCTCCCCTTCCTGACGAAGGACGAGCTCCGCGGACGGCCCTGGCTCCTGCTGACCTGCGACAAGAAGGACGTCGTGCTCGTCCAGGTGTCCACCGGAACCACGGGCGGTGAAGAGATCTACATGGCGTACACGTGGAATGACTACCTGCTCCACGATCTCTCTCCGCGGTACGCGAAGCTGTTCCCCGTTGGACCGGGCGACGTGTGTCTGAATGCCCTTCCTTATGAGATGAGCACGGCGGGGCTCGCCTTCCACAAGACCTTCATGGATGGTTACCAGTCCACGGTCATCCCCGCCGGCAAGGGAGGCGCCTACTCCACACCCGCCAAGACCCTCAAGATGATCAGGGATTTGCGTCCCTCGGTCGTCGTCACCAGCCCCTCCTGGTCCATGATCCTGGCCGAGGAGGCGGCCAGAGGCTCGTTCGACCTGACGAGCCTGACACTCAAGAAGATGTGGCTGACGGGCGAAGGCTGCTCGCCTGCCTTCCGCAAGCGCGTGGAGAAGATCTGGGGGACCACGGCCAACTACTTCTACGGCTCGCTCGAGTGCGGAGTGCTCGGAATCGAATGTGATGAGCACAACGGGTACCACCTGGCCCAGGCCCACGTCCTCATGGAGATCGTGGACCCCAGGACCGGGGCGAGCCTGCCGCCAGGGCAGATCGGAGAGATCGTCGTGACGGCGCTCCTGCGCTACGACAGTCCGATCATCCGGTTCCGCACGGGAGACCTGGGCTGCCTGGAGACCGCCCCGTGCGCTTGCGGCTCAACGCTCACCCGGTTCCACATGAAGGGCCGTGCGTTCGATCAGATCCACTTCCGGGGCAAGCCGCTCTCGCCCTTTTTCCTGGAGGAGTTCCTGATGCGGATGCCCGAGGTCGGCAACTGGTTCCAGTTCGTCATGCCGGCCTCGGACAGCGCGCGCATCAAGATCCGCTGCGAGTTGGCGGAGGGGGTCCAGCCCTCCGCGGAGCTGGCCGCCACGCTCGCCAGCAGGATGGAGGCCTCGACGGGCCTGCCCTTCGACATCGAGCTCGTCGATCGCCTGCCCCGCCCGACGGCCAAGGCGGTCCGCGTCGTCCGTGAGTGA